The window AACATGAGCATGCTGCTTCCGCAATTGCAGAAGCGGGGCCTCATCGAACGCCGCGGCGACGCCAGGGACAGGCGCGTGTTGCGCCTATCCCTGACGCCAGCCGGACGGACACTGACGGAAGCGGCGATGGAGATTCAGACGGCGCTCATCGACGATTCGCACCGCGGGGCCCCGATCGAGGACTGCATCAGGGTCGCAGAATCGATGGAACGGATAATTGCCCTCCTGCTCAACGAGGACAGCGCGCTGGCAGAGCCCGGCAGTAACGCCTGATCAGCGCGGCTTCTCGGTCTGGTCGCGCGACATGCCCTTTTCGGCAAGCTCCTGCTCGTAAGCCCCGAATAGCGCGTCGCCTCGCTCGCCCAACTCACGCAGATAGGACCAGGTGTAGATGCCGGTGTCGTGGAAATCGTCGAAGCCGATCCGCACCGCGTAGTTCCCTGTCGGCTGCACCGAAATGATTTGCACATTGCGCTTGCCGGGCACGGTCACGCGCTGGCCAGGCCCATGCCCCTGCACTTCGGCCGAGGGCGAAAGCACGCGTAGCAATTCAGCCGAAAGATCGAAGGAGGCCCCGTCGTCGAATGTCACCGTCAGCCGGTGGCGGTCCTTTGATATGCGCAATTCGGTCGGCCAGTGGTCGCTCATCGTCCTTACTCCCTGCTCGTCCTCTGCTAGGAAAGCTCTACAGCGCCGTCTTATCAGACGCGCAAAGGTCGCTGTAGCTAAATTGCTGCACGTTTCCGAACATCGGCTAGGACTCCGGGAAACATGCAGTAGTAAAGCAGAATTGAACGGACGGAAATCTTTCGGGGATTGCTGTCCCTGGAATTTGAAAGAGTTTGGCGCAGCCACCGCCTTGACGCGACCCCTTTTGCTCACGACATTGGGGGCTCCGGGAGAAAAGAATTGAACACGGCCAGAATAGAGCGCGCCAGCGCGCAACCGCTCGACGACGTAACCGCCCCGATGATCGACCCCTTCGGCCGCGCGATCACCTATCTGCGGGTCTCCGTCACCGACCGCTGCGACTTCCGCTGCACCTATTGCATGGCGGAACATATGACGTTCCTGCCGAAAAAGGACCTCTTGACGCTCGAGGAGCTTCACCGGCTCTGTTCGGCCTTCATCGCCAAGGGCGTGCGCAAGCTGCGGCTCACCGGCGGCGAGCCGCTGGTGCGCAAGAACATCATGTTTCTTGTCCGCGAACTCGGCAGAGAGATCGAGGCCGGCCGGCTCGACGAATTGACGCTGACGACGAACGGCTCGCAACTGGCGAAACATGCGGCCGAGCTCGCCGATCACGGTGTCCGCCGCATCAATGTCTCGCTCGATACTCTCGATGCCGGCAAGTTCCGGCGGATCACGCGCTGGGGTGAACTGGCGAAAGTAGTGGAAGGCATCGATGCCGCGCAGGCCGCAGGCCTCAAGGTCAAGATCAATACGGTGGCGCTGAAGGGCTTCAACGACGCCGAGATCCCGGAACTGATGCGCTGGGCGCACGGGCGCGGCATGGACCTGACGCTGATC is drawn from Sinorhizobium sojae CCBAU 05684 and contains these coding sequences:
- the moaA gene encoding GTP 3',8-cyclase MoaA, with protein sequence MIDPFGRAITYLRVSVTDRCDFRCTYCMAEHMTFLPKKDLLTLEELHRLCSAFIAKGVRKLRLTGGEPLVRKNIMFLVRELGREIEAGRLDELTLTTNGSQLAKHAAELADHGVRRINVSLDTLDAGKFRRITRWGELAKVVEGIDAAQAAGLKVKINTVALKGFNDAEIPELMRWAHGRGMDLTLIETMPMGEVDEDRTDHYLPLSEMRERLETQFTLEDVPYRTGGPARYVKVQETGGRLGLITPLTHNFCESCNRVRLTCTGTLYMCLGQNDAADLRAALRATDDDAYLSKVIDEAIGRKPKGHDFIIDREHNRPAVARHMSVTGG
- a CDS encoding gamma-butyrobetaine hydroxylase-like domain-containing protein is translated as MSDHWPTELRISKDRHRLTVTFDDGASFDLSAELLRVLSPSAEVQGHGPGQRVTVPGKRNVQIISVQPTGNYAVRIGFDDFHDTGIYTWSYLRELGERGDALFGAYEQELAEKGMSRDQTEKPR
- a CDS encoding MarR family winged helix-turn-helix transcriptional regulator; this translates as MNKKQATTERAHFPWDHPRFRSWIAVARACQLMQQTLTRRLAHLDVKPPHLDILVNLYRFDGISQQELARKLLVGRSNMSMLLPQLQKRGLIERRGDARDRRVLRLSLTPAGRTLTEAAMEIQTALIDDSHRGAPIEDCIRVAESMERIIALLLNEDSALAEPGSNA